GGTGCTTCCAGATGCCGAAGTCGCGGGGCGGGATGGGTGTGGGGATCGTGGGCATGGCCGCGTGCTATGAGGAGATGGCGCGATCCATTTTCGGCCCCCTCGTCTTCAACTGCATGGCGCCCGACGACGGCAATATGATCGTGCTCGAGAAAGTCGGCACCGAAGCGCAGAAGGAGCGCTGGCTGCAGCCGATCATCGATGGCAAGGTGCGCTCCTCCTTCGCCATGACCGAGCCCGGGTCGGGTGCCGGTTCCGATCCCCTGGGGATGATGAAAACGCGCGCCGTGAAATCCGGCGGCAAGTGGATCGTCCAGGGCCACAAGTGGTTCATCACCGGTGCGGACGGTGCCGCCCATTTCATCCTCTTGGCGCGGACTTCGGACGATCCGCGCAAGGGATTGACCGCGTTCCTCTTCCACAAGGATCAGCCCGGTTGGCGCATCATACGTCGCATTGCGATCATGGGGCCGGAGGAGCATGGCGGTCATTGCGAACTGAAATTCGACGGTCTCGAAATTCCCGAGGAGAATGTACTGATGGGGGTTGGGGACGGGATGAAGGTCGCTCAAATCCGCCTCGGCACGGCACGCCTTACCCATTGCATGCGGTGGCTCGGCTGGTCGAAACGCGCCCTCGAAATCGCGAGCGGCTATGTCGCCACGCGCGAGTCGTTCGGCGCCAAGCTCATCGACCATGAGGGGGTTCAATGGCTTTTGGGCGAGGCGGCGATGGACATCCAGCTCGGCCGGCTCGCGACGATGCATGCGGCCTGGAAGCTCGACCAAGGCGAGCAGGCGCGCAAGGAAGTCTCCATGGCGAAGGTCGTCGTCGCCGACACCCTCCACAAGGCGGTCGATACCGCGATTCAGCTTTGCGGCGCCAAGGGATATTCCAAGGATACGATCCTCGAATGGCTCTATCGTTATGCGCGCCAGGCGCGGCTCGTGGATGGCGCTTCGGAAATCCACAAGATGGTGCTCTCCCGAGCGCTGGTGCGCGAGCAAACGAACTTCTGGTCGTGGGGTTGAGGGCGAGAAGCCGACGCTGACAGCGTTGTCGATCAACCGGCCGGCGCACGCTTCTTCGTCTGCTCGCGATAGAAAATATAGAGCCCGCTGGCGATGATGACGAGCGCGCCGACAATCGTCCAAAAGTCCGGCAGGTCGCCCCATAAGAGAAACCCGTAGCCGGTCGACCAGATAAGCCCGACATAGGTGAACGGTGCAACGGCGGCGGCGGGCGCTTCAGCGAGCGACCGGATCATGCAGTAATGGCCGATGACGCCGCAAAGACCGGCGAACGCCATCAGCGCCCAGCCTTCGAGGTCGGGCGTCACCCAGACGAAGGGCAGGCCGATCGTGGCGGCAATCGCACCCACGAAGGCGCTCATCGTGTTTGTCGTCATCGGCCGGTCGGTGCGGGCGAGCACGCGCGTCGTGATCTGGTAAAGCGCGTTGATCGCTGCGGCCAGCACCGCGAGAAGTGCCGAGGTTTGAATGACGCCGACGCCCGGGCGCACGATGATGACCGCACCGGCGAAACCGACGGCGACGCCGATCCAACGGCGTATCCCCACCTGCTCCCGGAGCAGTGGAACCGACAGTGCCGTAACCAGGATGGGGCTCAGGAACATGATCGAAGTCCCCGCCGCAAGCGGCATCGTCCTGAGCGCCACGAAATAAATTGCCGTCGTCAAGACTAGGAAGAGCCCCCGGAGAAACTGCATTCCATAGCGCGCATGGCTCATCACGGAAGGTAAACGCGTACCCGCCCAAATCACCGCATAGATCGTGTGGAAGAGATAACGGCCCCAGACGATCTCGATTGCCGGGAGCGACCTGGTGAGGTATTTCGCCGTCGCGTCGAGGCTCACGAAGAAGATCGTCGTCACGAGCATCCAGAGGATGCCGCGCCGGACATTGGCCGATTCGGGGGAGGCGATTGCGAGGCTGGTCATGGTGTTGGTCGCGAAAGCCGTTCCTGCATCAGACAAAAGCTGCCGCGACGCGATCATAAACAGGCCGGCCGCCGGGACCCAGGGCTAATTACGCACAGCAAGCCTCGGTAAAATCGTCGCGGCTGATTCCTTGGATGCCCGGGTCAAGCCCGGGCATGACGAGTGGAGGAGTCCAACTTATTTGTCGGATACAGGACACTTGCGATTCTATTAGTCTGACAATTCCCGTTCACCAAGGCAGGGCAGTTCCTCGAACGGACCGCCACTTACTCCCTCCCGTCATGCCCGGGCTTGACCCGGGCATCCACGCTTTTCAGCATCACTCGTCATGCCCGGGCTTGACCTGGGCATCCAGGTGCTTGCGCAAGCTGAACGTAAAGGTCGTTCCCGTTTGGGTTTGTTGCCGGAATAAGATGCATTTTCCAGGCACGCGGCCCACAGCATCTCCGCCGGGCTCAGGATCAAGTTCTCGTGCCGCGGCGCATGTGTCGCAGATAGCTCAGCCCGCTGACCCACGTGAGCACCGCGACCGCGCAGTAGCCGACGGTATAGCTGCCGATCGTACCGAGCACGAACGCAAAGCAGTAGGGTACCGCCACCACGCCCGCGAACATGACGAAGGAGCATCCGCCGGTGATCTCGGCGGCACGGCCGGGTGGGGCGTGGCGCGCCACTTGAGCGAGTTGCACGCCGTTCCACGCGATCGCGGTCGCGCCGTAGGCAATACACACGGCGACGATTGCAATGAATGGCCAGGCCGGCGTGAAGAAGCCGACGAGCACGGCGCATCCGGACATGGTCAGCCCCAGCACGCCAAGCAGGCGAAAGGGGGCGATAAATCGGTCGGCGAGCATGCCCCACACGATGCGGCCGGTCACACTCGCAATGAGTGCAGCGGAGAACACGAAACCCGAGCGGTCAATCGACATTCCAATCCGACCGCTGAGATAGGTAACGAGGAATGTAAGGAGGCTCTGTTGCATCCCCGCAAAGGCGAATGCGGTCAACGCGAGCATGCGGAGTTCGCGGGAGCGGAACACGTCTCCAAGAGGAGCTGCGATTTGGCCAAAGGACAACAGCGTGCGCTTGGAATCGCGGCCGGTATCAAGGTCTCGGCGAAGCGGCTCCGCGACGAGCGCCACGGCGACGCAGAGAATGGCCGTCACGAGCACGGCGCCGCGCCATCCAAGCGCCCTGGCCAGGCCCGGCAGGACGATCCCGGCAATCGCGCCGCCGAGGGGAACCCCGGTTTGCTTGAGGGAGAAGACGAGGTTCAATCGTTCGGGCGCCGTCGTTCGCGCCAGGATGTGGGAGGAGGACGGCGTGATCGGCCCGTAACCGGCGCCGATCAGCACGGCCGATGCGAGCACCGCCGGGCCGGAGCCGAGGGTCGCCACCGCCAGCCCCGCCCCGCACAGCACGACCGAGGCCTGGCTCACGCGCAAGGGGCCGAAACGCGCGATGAATCCACCGCTCACAAGCCCACTTGTCGCCGCCAGGGCATAAGTCAGCGAGACATAGTAGCCGATGAGATGGGGAGCCAAACCGAGATCGCTTGCAGCCAACGGGGCGAGAACCGGGCCGGTAAGCGCTGCCCACGAAGTCAGCGCCTGGATGGCGAGCGTGATGATGAGGGCGACAGTGCCTTGATTCATGAGGCGGCCAATTTTGTCATATTTTTGTGATGAAACCGCAATGACGATCGCAGCATCATGCGCGCGACTTGGGGGCAATATCGCATCGAGGCTAACCATGACCCGTTTAAATGGAATAACGAGCCTGCTCGCTGGGGCCGCCATCGCAGCAATCGCAGCCGCGCCTTCAACGCCGGCCCACGCCGCAACCGCAGCCGAGTTGAGTAAGATCCAGCATATTGTCGTGATCTATCTCGAGAATCATAGCTTCGACAACCTCTTCGGCCGATTCCCGGGTGCGAACGGCGTGTCGAAGGCCGGCAAGACGCTGATCCAAATCGACAAGGACGGCAAGCCCTATGCGACCCTTCCGCCGGTCATCAACACCTCCGCCAATCCCCCCGGCGTGGACGACCGGTTTCCGAAAAACCTGCCGAACGGGAAGACGTTTCCAATCGAAAAATACGTACCGATCGATCAGCCGACCGGCGATATCGTGCATCGCTTCTACCAGGAACAAGCCCAGATCGCCGGCGGCAAGATGAACAAGTTCGTCGCTGTCTCCGATGCCGCGTCCCTGGTTATGGGGATCTACGATGTCCGAAAGACATCGATCTGGGCTTACGCCAGGAACTACACGCTCGCGGACAATTTTTATCATGCTGCGTTCGGGGGATCGTTCCTCAATCACTTCTGGCTCGTGTGCGCGTGCACGCCGACCTTCCCGAACGCACCCGCCAACATGGTCGCCCAACTGGACGCCAACGGCCAGATGGTGAAGGACGGTGCGGTGGCCCCCGATGGCCACGCGATCAACACAGCGTTCACGGTTTATAGTCCGCACCCGTCCTCGGTAGCACCCGAGAACCTGGTTCCCCCGGTGGAGGCGATGACCATCGGCGACCAGCTTTCCGCGCAAAACATCTCGTGGGCGTGGTATTCCGGCGGATGGAACGATGCACTCGCCGGTAAGCCGGACCCGCTCTTCCAGTTCCATCATCAGGTCTTCGCCTTTTTCAAGCAGTTCGGCGACGGCACGGAGGCCAAGAAAGAGCATCTCAAGGACGAAACGGAGATGCTCGCCGCAATCGACAAGGGCAATCTGCCCGCCGTGACCTTCTGGAAACCGATCGGGGCCGAGAATCAGC
This sequence is a window from Alphaproteobacteria bacterium. Protein-coding genes within it:
- a CDS encoding acyl-CoA dehydrogenase family protein, with the translated sequence MDFNLSPEIEGYRTRVRAFVDEHVIPVETDPAARDVHENIAEAALQALRAKARAAGLWCFQMPKSRGGMGVGIVGMAACYEEMARSIFGPLVFNCMAPDDGNMIVLEKVGTEAQKERWLQPIIDGKVRSSFAMTEPGSGAGSDPLGMMKTRAVKSGGKWIVQGHKWFITGADGAAHFILLARTSDDPRKGLTAFLFHKDQPGWRIIRRIAIMGPEEHGGHCELKFDGLEIPEENVLMGVGDGMKVAQIRLGTARLTHCMRWLGWSKRALEIASGYVATRESFGAKLIDHEGVQWLLGEAAMDIQLGRLATMHAAWKLDQGEQARKEVSMAKVVVADTLHKAVDTAIQLCGAKGYSKDTILEWLYRYARQARLVDGASEIHKMVLSRALVREQTNFWSWG
- a CDS encoding DMT family transporter; this translates as MTSLAIASPESANVRRGILWMLVTTIFFVSLDATAKYLTRSLPAIEIVWGRYLFHTIYAVIWAGTRLPSVMSHARYGMQFLRGLFLVLTTAIYFVALRTMPLAAGTSIMFLSPILVTALSVPLLREQVGIRRWIGVAVGFAGAVIIVRPGVGVIQTSALLAVLAAAINALYQITTRVLARTDRPMTTNTMSAFVGAIAATIGLPFVWVTPDLEGWALMAFAGLCGVIGHYCMIRSLAEAPAAAVAPFTYVGLIWSTGYGFLLWGDLPDFWTIVGALVIIASGLYIFYREQTKKRAPAG
- a CDS encoding MFS transporter yields the protein MNQGTVALIITLAIQALTSWAALTGPVLAPLAASDLGLAPHLIGYYVSLTYALAATSGLVSGGFIARFGPLRVSQASVVLCGAGLAVATLGSGPAVLASAVLIGAGYGPITPSSSHILARTTAPERLNLVFSLKQTGVPLGGAIAGIVLPGLARALGWRGAVLVTAILCVAVALVAEPLRRDLDTGRDSKRTLLSFGQIAAPLGDVFRSRELRMLALTAFAFAGMQQSLLTFLVTYLSGRIGMSIDRSGFVFSAALIASVTGRIVWGMLADRFIAPFRLLGVLGLTMSGCAVLVGFFTPAWPFIAIVAVCIAYGATAIAWNGVQLAQVARHAPPGRAAEITGGCSFVMFAGVVAVPYCFAFVLGTIGSYTVGYCAVAVLTWVSGLSYLRHMRRGTRT
- a CDS encoding alkaline phosphatase family protein, coding for MTRLNGITSLLAGAAIAAIAAAPSTPAHAATAAELSKIQHIVVIYLENHSFDNLFGRFPGANGVSKAGKTLIQIDKDGKPYATLPPVINTSANPPGVDDRFPKNLPNGKTFPIEKYVPIDQPTGDIVHRFYQEQAQIAGGKMNKFVAVSDAASLVMGIYDVRKTSIWAYARNYTLADNFYHAAFGGSFLNHFWLVCACTPTFPNAPANMVAQLDANGQMVKDGAVAPDGHAINTAFTVYSPHPSSVAPENLVPPVEAMTIGDQLSAQNISWAWYSGGWNDALAGKPDPLFQFHHQVFAFFKQFGDGTEAKKEHLKDETEMLAAIDKGNLPAVTFWKPIGAENQHPGYAELVKGDRKVDEVIQKIQKSRLWKDTVIIITYDENGGFWDHVAPPKLDRWGPGSRVPTIIISPFAKKHFVDHTRYDTTSILKLIHERYALAPLSDREASVGDLTNALKMQ